A genomic segment from Aegilops tauschii subsp. strangulata cultivar AL8/78 chromosome 1, Aet v6.0, whole genome shotgun sequence encodes:
- the LOC109736430 gene encoding uncharacterized protein, giving the protein MSAVGNSATSPLPSAHDVEVDAEPGEEVPRHDDEDEILFPKLVDRVSQQAVEDEYAEEPSSRARFDDTDDEEREENIDSLVLQEYDGEDMPTIEWNRKNPDLTPGTVEVACIHYAKEQIDSDAILDLVRETPTIVPTALHGKLFEKYKINVQYMKIFYAKERALDRINGPWNESFQLLYTFKAEVETASPGSVVEIDKHIVKYKLQGKAMEKECFRRAFVCFKACWQGFLNGCRPYLAVDATALNGRWRGQLAAASAVDGHNWLFPVAFGVLEVECEESWVWFLQQLRNIIGTPSGLVIHTDACKGLETAVEIVFPGVEHRECMRHLAQNFKKKFKGKVYDENLWPASYTCSLRKHEHHLRVLYAHNTLVKEYMDEHHAKLWSRSKFNEICKVDYLTNNLAECFNAKFKSVKGLLLWQAFDKIRQMIMVKMAFRKRIAETQYVGHLMLPSQIKALHAKARGLRMKCIRPSTYKAEVTYTDSKNREWRYPMNLATNECCSRQWQIRGKPCIHALHLMTVIGREDGEVDKYCSEYFSVAKFRVAYAENVPALLGKDQWNIVDPGFKLHSPHLLY; this is encoded by the exons ATGTCGGCTGTCGGTAATTCTGCCACTTCTCCTCTCCCTTCTGCACATGATGTAGAAGTAGATGCAGAGCCTGGCGAGGAAGTGCCTcgacatgatgatgaggatgagatTCTATTCCCTAAACTGGTAGATAGAGTCAGTCAACAGGCAGTGGAAGATGAATATGCAGAGGAGCCTAGTAGCCGTGCTAGATTTGATGACACTGACGATGAAGAGAGGGAGGAGAACATCGACTCCTTAGTTTTACAAGAATATGATGGTGAGGACATGCCAACAATTGAGTGGAACAGGAAGAATCCTGACCTTACTCCAGGAACC GTGGAGGTTGCATGCATCCACTATGCGAAAGAGCAAATTGATTCAG ATGCAATCTTGGATCTGGTGAGGGAAACACCAACAATTGTTCCAACAGCACTCCATGGGAAGCTATTTGAGAAGTACAAGATTAATGTACAGTACATGAAGATTTTCTATGCTAAGGAAAGGGCTCTTGATAGGATTAATGGCCCATGGAATGAGAGTTTTCAGTTGCTTTACACCTTCAAAGCTGAAGTGGAGACGGCTAGTCCAGGGAGTGTtgtagagattgacaagcataTAGTTAAGTACAAATTACAAGGGAAGGCAATGGAGAAGGAGTGCTTCAGGAGGgcttttgtttgtttcaaggcttGCTGGCAGGGGTTTCTGAATGGTTGTAGGCCCTATTTGGCTGTCGATGCAACTGCTTTGAATGGAAGATGGAGAGGCCAGCTAGCAGCAGCTTCTGCagttgatggacacaactggCTATTCCCAGTTGCATTTGGTGTGTTGGAGGTAGAGTGTGAGGAGAGTTGGGTCTGGTTTCTGCAGCAGTTGCGCAACATTATAGGTACACCCTCAGGTTTAGTTATACACACAGATGCTTGCAAGGGTTTAGAAACTGCAGTAGAAATTGTATTCCCTGGAGTGGAACATAGGGAATGTATGCGACACCTAGCGCAGAATTTTAAAAAGAAATTCAAAGGCAAAGTTTATGATGAGAATCTATGGCCAGCATCATACACATGCAGCTTGAGGAAGCATGAGCACCATTTGAGAGTGTTGTATGCTCATAATACTTTGGTGAAGGAGTACATGGATGAACATCATGCAAAACTGTGGTCAAGAAGCAAGTTCAATGAAATCTGTAAAGTAGACTATCTGACCAATAACCTCGCTGAGTGTTTCAATGCAAAGTTCAAGTCAGTGAAAGGGCTTTTGTTGTGGCAAGCATTTGATAAGATCAGGCAGATGATCATGGTAAAGATGGCTTTTCGAAAAAGAATTGCAGAAACACAATATGTTGGCCATCTTATGCTCCCATCTCAGATTAAGGCATTGCATGCCAAGGCAAGAGGACTAAGGATGAAATGCATTCGACCGTCGACATACAAGGCTGAGGTGACATACACTGACAGTAAAAATAGGGAATGGAGATATCCAatgaaccttgcaaccaatgaaTGCTGTAGTAGGCAATGGCAGATCCGTGGGAAGCCGTGCATACATGCCCTACATCTCATGACTGTTATTGGACGTGAAGATGGTGAAGTTGATAAGTATTGCTCTGAATATTTCTCTGTTGCCAAATTTAGGGTTGCTTATGCTGAAAATGTGCCTGCACTCTTGGGAAAAGACCAATGGAACATAGTAGACCCAGGGTTCAAACTCCATTCTCCTCATCTCCTGTACTGA